Proteins from a genomic interval of Rhizobium etli CFN 42:
- the deoC gene encoding deoxyribose-phosphate aldolase yields MNSHSIRETAAVALSLLDLTNLKDDCTEAQIDTLCVRAQTPYGNSAAICIWPRFVAYARNILGAGHPVRIATVVNFPAGDMEVADVAAETREAIADGADEIDLVIPYRKLISGNEKAVTDMVKAVRAECAGPVLLKVIIETGELKDAALIRRASELAIGAGADFIKTSTGKVAVNATLEAADIMIRAIRESGRKVGFKPAGGIGSVADAALYLSLAETIMAPDWAMPSTFRFGASGLLDDILAVLSGAQPAAAAASSY; encoded by the coding sequence ATGAATAGCCATTCCATCCGGGAAACGGCGGCAGTCGCCCTTTCCCTTCTCGACCTCACCAATCTGAAGGACGACTGCACCGAGGCGCAGATCGACACGCTCTGCGTCCGCGCGCAGACACCCTACGGCAACAGCGCCGCGATCTGCATCTGGCCGCGTTTCGTTGCCTATGCCCGCAATATCCTCGGCGCCGGCCATCCCGTGCGGATCGCAACGGTTGTCAATTTCCCAGCGGGCGATATGGAAGTGGCCGATGTAGCCGCCGAAACCCGTGAGGCGATTGCCGATGGCGCCGATGAGATCGATCTGGTCATTCCCTACCGCAAGCTCATATCAGGCAATGAGAAGGCGGTGACCGACATGGTCAAGGCGGTACGCGCCGAATGCGCCGGTCCCGTCCTGCTGAAGGTGATCATCGAGACCGGCGAGTTGAAGGATGCGGCATTGATCCGCCGCGCCTCCGAACTTGCGATCGGTGCCGGCGCCGATTTCATCAAGACCTCCACCGGCAAGGTCGCCGTCAACGCGACGCTCGAAGCCGCCGACATCATGATCCGAGCCATTCGTGAAAGTGGGCGCAAGGTCGGCTTCAAGCCGGCTGGCGGCATCGGCTCGGTGGCGGATGCGGCGCTCTATCTCAGCCTTGCTGAAACCATCATGGCGCCGGACTGGGCCATGCCCTCGACCTTCCGCTTCGGCGCTTCCGGCCTGCTCGACGACATACTGGCGGTTCTGAGCGGAGCGCAGCCGGCAGCGGCTGCGGCGTCGAGCTATTGA
- the deoA gene encoding thymidine phosphorylase, whose translation MIPQEIIRRKRDGEELDAADISSFIAALAAGQLSEGQIGAFAMAVWFKGMSREEIVALTLAMANSGDRLQWAGIDRPIADKHSTGGVGDNVSLMLAPIVAACGLAVPMISGRGLGHTGGTLDKLESIPGYRINPDAELFGKVVKEAGCAIIGQTGTLAPADGRLYAVRDVTATVDSIPLITASILSKKLAAGLETLVLDVKLGNGAFMADRRQAEMLAHSLVEVANGAGVKTSALITDMNEPLADCAGNAVEMRNCLDFLAGRKSGTRLETVVFALVAEMLVKSGIAASSEEADAMARRALSSGQAAESFARMVSMLGGPADLVENSERYLARAPVEKEVPAARSGWLAACDARGVGISVIDLGGGRRHPADRIDHRVGFSGLLPLGTRVNAGDPIAVVHAADEAAAEKAAAALAVHYRIAADRPELAPVIAGLV comes from the coding sequence ATGATTCCGCAGGAGATCATCCGGCGTAAACGCGATGGCGAGGAACTCGACGCCGCCGATATCAGCTCCTTCATCGCGGCACTCGCCGCCGGGCAGCTGTCCGAAGGCCAGATCGGCGCCTTCGCCATGGCCGTCTGGTTCAAAGGCATGTCGCGCGAGGAAATCGTGGCCCTGACGCTGGCAATGGCCAATTCCGGCGACAGGCTGCAATGGGCTGGCATCGACCGTCCGATCGCCGACAAACATTCGACCGGCGGCGTCGGCGATAATGTCTCGCTGATGCTGGCGCCGATCGTCGCCGCCTGTGGCCTTGCCGTCCCGATGATCTCCGGGCGCGGCCTCGGCCATACCGGCGGCACACTCGATAAGCTCGAATCCATTCCCGGCTATAGGATCAACCCTGATGCGGAGCTCTTCGGCAAGGTGGTGAAGGAGGCTGGATGCGCCATCATCGGCCAGACCGGAACATTGGCGCCCGCCGATGGCCGGCTTTATGCCGTGCGCGATGTCACCGCCACCGTCGATTCCATTCCGCTCATCACTGCCTCCATCCTGTCGAAGAAGCTCGCGGCCGGACTTGAGACGCTGGTGCTCGACGTCAAGCTCGGCAACGGCGCCTTCATGGCTGACCGCCGTCAGGCGGAGATGCTGGCGCATTCCCTGGTCGAGGTGGCGAACGGCGCGGGTGTGAAGACCTCCGCCTTGATCACCGACATGAATGAGCCGCTCGCCGATTGCGCCGGCAATGCGGTCGAGATGCGCAACTGCTTGGACTTCCTGGCGGGCAGGAAGAGCGGCACGCGGCTCGAGACCGTGGTTTTTGCGCTTGTCGCCGAGATGCTGGTCAAATCGGGCATTGCCGCCTCCTCTGAAGAGGCCGACGCGATGGCGCGCCGAGCGCTGTCGTCGGGACAGGCGGCCGAAAGCTTCGCGCGTATGGTATCCATGCTCGGCGGACCGGCCGATCTCGTCGAAAATTCGGAGAGATACCTGGCCAGGGCGCCAGTCGAAAAAGAAGTCCCCGCTGCCCGATCCGGCTGGCTTGCCGCTTGCGACGCGCGCGGTGTCGGCATCAGCGTCATCGATCTCGGCGGCGGCCGCCGGCATCCGGCAGATCGGATCGATCACCGCGTCGGTTTCTCCGGCCTCCTGCCGCTTGGCACCCGGGTCAATGCGGGCGACCCGATCGCTGTCGTTCACGCTGCCGACGAAGCCGCGGCGGAAAAAGCAGCCGCGGCCCTTGCCGTGCATTATCGCATTGCTGCCGACAGGCCGGAATTGGCCCCCGTCATTGCAGGCCTGGTCTGA
- a CDS encoding TIGR02281 family clan AA aspartic protease: MKRGLDRKDFCFMLVRTVIFASIAAVLATQVPSLVGSVGQQPTDGLSANYVSADAHQPAAPAPASGSSTIRLQADAQGHYTGSFKINGKPVLGLIDTGATYVALNETLARRLGYTANQLDFRYGVNTANGQTKAAHVTLDRVEIGGIRVRNVEAFVLRDDALTTTLVGMSFLQKLASYSVADGSLSLKE; encoded by the coding sequence ATGAAGCGGGGTTTAGACAGGAAGGATTTCTGTTTCATGCTCGTGCGTACCGTCATATTCGCCAGCATCGCCGCAGTGCTGGCCACGCAGGTACCTTCGCTCGTTGGAAGCGTCGGCCAGCAACCTACCGACGGTCTCTCCGCCAATTACGTATCGGCCGACGCCCACCAGCCCGCGGCACCGGCGCCCGCTTCCGGCAGTAGTACGATCCGCCTGCAGGCGGATGCGCAAGGTCATTATACCGGCAGCTTCAAGATCAATGGCAAGCCGGTCCTAGGGCTGATCGATACCGGCGCCACCTATGTCGCCCTCAATGAGACACTCGCCCGCCGGCTTGGCTACACCGCAAATCAGCTCGACTTCCGCTACGGTGTGAACACGGCGAACGGCCAGACGAAGGCCGCGCATGTGACCCTCGACCGCGTCGAAATCGGCGGCATCCGCGTCCGGAATGTCGAGGCTTTCGTGCTTAGGGACGATGCGCTGACGACCACGCTGGTCGGCATGAGCTTCCTGCAGAAACTCGCCTCCTATTCAGTCGCCGACGGCTCGCTCAGCCTCAAAGAGTAA
- the upp gene encoding uracil phosphoribosyltransferase: MDGVTVIDHPLVQHKLTIMRRKETSTGSFRRLLREISTLLCYEVTRDLELTMATIETPLQTMDSPILEGKKLVFASILRAGNGLLEGMLDLVPSARVSHIGVYRDHETLQPVEYYFKAPEDVAERLIIVVDPMLATGNSSIAAIDKLKERGAHNIRFLCLLAAPEGIRNFRAAHPDVPVFTAAIDSHLNEKGYIMPGLGDAGDRMYGTK, encoded by the coding sequence ATGGACGGCGTCACGGTCATCGATCACCCGCTTGTGCAGCACAAGCTCACCATCATGCGACGCAAGGAGACATCGACGGGAAGTTTCCGGCGCCTGCTGCGCGAAATCTCCACGCTGCTCTGTTACGAGGTCACCCGCGATCTCGAATTGACCATGGCAACGATCGAGACGCCACTGCAGACGATGGACTCGCCGATCCTGGAAGGCAAGAAGCTGGTCTTCGCCTCGATCCTGCGCGCCGGCAACGGGCTGCTCGAAGGCATGCTCGATCTCGTGCCTTCCGCCCGCGTCTCGCATATCGGCGTCTATCGCGATCACGAGACACTGCAGCCGGTCGAGTATTACTTCAAGGCGCCGGAAGATGTGGCCGAGCGCCTGATCATCGTCGTCGACCCGATGCTGGCGACCGGCAATTCTTCGATTGCGGCGATCGACAAGCTCAAGGAACGCGGCGCCCACAATATTCGCTTCCTCTGCCTGCTCGCCGCCCCGGAAGGCATCCGCAACTTCCGCGCGGCGCATCCGGATGTTCCGGTCTTCACCGCGGCGATCGACAGCCATCTGAACGAGAAGGGCTACATTATGCCTGGCCTCGGCGATGCCGGCGACCGTATGTACGGAACCAAATAA